From the genome of Treponema peruense:
TCTCCGCAAACAAGTCAATTCCCATCATTTTTGCAACGTAAAGAGCTTTGTCAAATTGAATTGTTTCTTTGCCATTTTCAAGCTCACTAAAAAATCTTTTTCCAACATTACAAATTTCAGCGGCATCTGCTTGGGTAATATTAAGTTCATGCCGTCTTTGTTTGATAAGGTTTCCAAGTTCAAGAACAGAATTAATTTTCATACATATATTTTAATATTCCCGTTCGGTAAAATCAATGTCAAAACAGATAAAAAAGAAAAATTTTATCCCGTTCGGGAATATTAGATGTTAAACCATGTTGCGTTGTTCTAAATAACGTTCTTTGAAATTGAACGATTGAGCAAGTTTCAACTTGCGATTGAGTTCAATTGGTGCGCTAAAGCGCACATGTAAATAAAGGCAATTGTGTAGCAACTGAAGTTTTCAGGACAACTCTATTTGACTTGTTCTAAATAACGTTCGTTTTTTGGGACAACGAATTAGACAACATTCCCTCATAAAAATGTAATTTTTCTTGAAAAGGTTAAAAAAACACCATTAAAAATTCTTGAAAATGATTAAAATATAGCGTTAAAAATGCTAAAAAAGTTGCAAATTTAGATTATTTCACTGCATATTATTTGATAATATAAAAGCATAAATGTATTTTTTAATAAAACGTTGGCTCTCTAGTTACAAAAACTTCAAAGTATAGTATAATTGCAATTTAGAAACATTATGAAAACGAGCAAGAATATTACAGATAAAGATACAAATGTTGTCCCAAAAAACGAACGTTTTCTCGGACAGAATTTGGGCGTCCGTCGTTCACTACGTGAGCTTCCCGAGTTTTCTAAAGAAAACTCGCAAGATAAGAATTCTTCTAAAAAAAGCGGACGGGCTTTTCGTGGTTCCGTCCGCTGCGCTATCTCCATTCCTTCGCTACGCTCCGGAACAGCTAACGCCGCCACTACAATCCCTAACGCAGGGAAACTTTTTTCCAATAGTAACGCACCTTGTGCAAGCGAGGCTGCGTGATGGAAAGAAAGTTCACTTTTATTGATCTATTTGCAGGTATCGGTGGGTTTCATCTTGCAATGGAAAAACTTGGTGGTAAATGTGTTTTCGCAAGCGAGATAAAAGAAGATTTAAGAAAATTATATAAAATAAATTTCGGTATGGAATGCTATGGAGATATAAATGAGATAGATATCGAAAATGACATACCCCAGAAATTTGATTTGCTTTGTGCAGGTTTTCCATGTCAGCCTTTTTCTAAAGCTGGAAAACAACAGGGATTTAATGATTCCAAAGACAGAGGCAACTTGTTTTGGAAAATTAAAGAAATTTTGATTGCAAAGAAACCAGAGTTTATTCTTCTTGAGAATGTTCCTAATTTGGAATCGCATGATGACGGAAATACATGGCAAGTAATTAAGTCCAATCTTGAAAAACTTTACGAAGTAAAACAGGATATAATTTCACCACATCACTTTGAAATACCACAACACAGAACTCGCTTTTATATTGCAGGAAGATTAAAATCGGCTGGAGGATTAAAAAATTTTTCTTTTCCAAAACATGACGAAAAAAAAGAATGCAACATTAGGACAATAATTGATGAATCTGATTCTGATTATATGACTTTACGAGAACAAACTCGAAAACATTTAAAAGCTTGGCAAAACTTTCTTGATATATTGACTGAAAATCATATTACAATTCCTTCTTTCCCTATATGGGCAATGGAATGGGGAGCTACTTATCGATATGACGGAGTTGCACCATTCTACCAGCAAGAACGTACGCTAAAAGATGTTAATGGTAAATTTGGGAAAAAAGTAACAGGACATAGCAAAGATGACTATTTAAAATGTCTTCCAATTTATGCCCAAACCTCAAAAACAGATGAAAATCATAATTTTCCACAGTGGAAGAAAGATTTTATAAAGTGGAATCGTGAATTTTACGATGCCCATAAAATTATACTTGATAAATGGTTACCTCAAATTCAAAAAGAAGGTTTTGAAAACAGCCATCAAAAATTTGAATGGAATTGTGGGCAAGGTAGGAATGTAAAACCTCTTATTGAAGACAAAATTGTACAATTTAGACCATCTGGTATTCGTGTAAAATTACCAACGTTTTCTCCTGCTCTTGTTTTAACGACAACACAGATACCTATTTTTCCATGGGTTAAAACTCCAGATGGTCAAAAAGGACGATATATGACAAGAAAAGAAGGTGCAAAATTACAGTGCATGGAAAATTTAAAAGAATATCCAGATACAATTGCTCAGGCATTTAGAGCATTTGGTAATGCTGTAAATGTAGAAGTAGTAAAAAGAATCGCAGAGTGTTTATTAAGAATTGGAGATAGTAATAATGAAAGATGAAGAACTTGATATAAGACCAGAAGCAGGAATTCTTGGAGTTTTTTCAAGACTGAGTTATAAAGCATGGTATGCAATTGCAGAGTTCGTTGATAACTCTACACAGTCATTTTTTTCAAATGAAAAACTTTTACACAAAGATCACATTGATAAAGTTTATGTAAAAATTGAATATTTACCGGAAGAAAACGAATTAATAATAACAGATGATGCGTACGGAATGGAATTACAAGACTTCAAAAGAGCTGTAAAATTGGATTCAAAATCTGACCATCCAGATACAAGAAATGAATTTGGAATGGGATTAAAAACCGCTGCATCTTGGTTCGGTGAAGTTTGGTCCGTTGAATCTACACAGTTGAATTCAACAAACAAATATTTTACCGAGGTTAATATCCCGCTTTTACGGGAAAAAAAAGTTAACTCAGTAAAAATAAAAACATCAAAATGTAGCAAAGAAGAACATGGAACAATAGTACATATAAGAAATTTGACAAAACAAATTTCAACTAGAACTCATTCTAAAATATGCAGCCTTCTTGAAAGTATGTATCGCCGCGATCTGGAAAGTCAAAAAGTTATAATAGAATTTGTTTCGGGAAATAATTCAAAAATTCTTCATTTTACTCCCTATGAACCTCTTACATATAAAGGGGAAACGTGGAAAATGAATCTTGATTATTCTTTTGAATTTAAGAAAAAGCAATATAAAATAAAAGGATTTGTTGGGATCTTAAAAGAAAGGGAAAATGGTGGCAAAAGTGGTTTTGTAAATGCTGGTTTTGCTCTGTTTAGAAGAAACCGTGTAATAATTGGCGGTGAAGGACAAAACTATAAACCTACAGAAATATTTGGGGAAGCTCAAAGCACAATTTCTCATAAATTATATGGTGAAATTGACTTAGAAGATTTTCCAGTTAATCAAGCAAAAGATGGTTTTATTTGGGATAATGGACTTGAAGAAGAATTTATAAAATCTTTGGCACCTCGAATAAAGAAAATTCGAGATTTAGCAGCAAAGACTGTAAAGGAAAGAACAAAAGAAGATGTTCTTTCAAAAGATACATCTGAAAAAACATATAATGACACGAAACCGTTTGCTGATAAAATATCTGCTGCAAATATAGGTATAATTCCAGTGGCAAAAAAAACAATAAGTAATCCTGAACAAGAGTTATTTGACGATTATATACAAGAGTCAAACAAAGAAGAAAAATTTTCGGAAGCCATTAGATCTTATTCAATAAAAATGAATCAACTTAAGGAAACTAAGTTTAATGTTTCATGGAAAGAGGCAGATTCAAAAAACTGGATAGATGTGAAAACTGATACAGATGATTTAGTAGAATTTTATATTAATATAAACCATCAATTCTTTAAACCTTTTTCAAATAATTCAGATTTTCAAACTGTACTTGAAAAATTTGTTATTGCGTATATGGCGTCCGAAAAAAAAGCTAAGTTGGCAAGTAAGGATGGGAAAATTCCAGCTAATTCAATCCGTAATTTTTTAAATGATTTCTTAGCCTTAATTGATAACGGGGATTAAAAATGGAGCAATATAAAATCGAAAATATGGATAATAAGTGTATAAATATTGGTGGAAAATATTACAATCGGATTCATGAAAAGCATATTAATAGTTATGGAAATGAAGGCGCAGATAATATTGCCGTCAATGTAAAAAAAATATTCCAGAATATTCAAAATCAAATTTCAGAAAATACAAACCATAATTCACTTCTGGTTGGAAAAGTCCAATCTGGTAAAACTTCAAATTTGGAATTATTCTCTGCTCTCGCTTTTGATAATGGTTATAATTTTCTAGTAATATATGGTGGTTATGATTCAAAACTTTTAGGTCAAACAACAAAACGTTTTAAGAAAACTTTTGATGCTCAAGAGTCTGTTACATATGAAAGTGATAATCCTGCAATATTTTCAACGGAAGAAAAGGATACAATACGAAATCTTTCAGAAGATATAATTAATGAATTTATTGAGATGAAGAAACCTATTATTCTGATTTCCATGAAGCGACCGGCTGCAATGAAAATTGTAAATAGCTTTTTGTCGTCTATAGATACGAAAAAATTAAAGTCTTTTGTAATAGATGATGAGGGAGATCAAGCTAGCTTAAATACTAAAAAGAACAAGAAAGATGATGCTTCTGCCACTTATGCAGAAATCAAAAATATAAAAAGAATTCTTTCAAATCCTTTATATTTATCTGTAACAGCTACTCCCCAAGCAAATATTTTTCTTGATAAGTGGAGTGCGTTACGTCCTTCGTCAGCATGGCTAATTAGTCCAGCAAAAGGATATGATGGTTCTCTGCAATACCATTTAAGTGATAATGAAATAATCGAAATAATAGAAGAGGATGATGAATTTTTTGATAATTCATCTATATCTGATTCATTAAGGAAAGCTATCAATTATTATATTGTTGCATCAGCTATCAAACTTTTCAGAGAAAACGGCTCCAGAACTTATTCTGATATGATAGTTCATACTGCAAAAGAAAAAGTTGAACATAAGAAAACTTATAATCAAATTGATTCCTATATTGAACAAATTAAATTATCTTTCAAAAATAATGATGATGATATGCAAGATTATTTAATCGACTTTAATTTTATTTTTGAAAAGTATTTTAAGGAGAATACTATTTCATTTAATGAAATTAGAGATTCACTTTTCATAATAGTAAAATCTATAAAATTAATCTTGCAAAATTCAGAGGGGAAAGAAACTCAGGCAAATCCACAACTTTTTCCACAAAAAATATATATTGGCGGTGATCTACTTCAGCGTGGGTTAACATTTGATAATCTTATAACAACATACTTTACAAGATGGGCAAAAAACTCCGGTAACATGGATACTACTTTACAAAGAGCAAGATGGTTTGGCTATCGTAGTAAATATTTTGATTTATGTAAAATATTCACAAGTTCCATAATAGCCCAAGAATTTACAAACCTTGCAGAAATAGATGAAG
Proteins encoded in this window:
- a CDS encoding helix-turn-helix domain-containing protein, with amino-acid sequence MKINSVLELGNLIKQRRHELNITQADAAEICNVGKRFFSELENGKETIQFDKALYVAKMMGIDLFAENRK
- a CDS encoding DNA cytosine methyltransferase; the encoded protein is MERKFTFIDLFAGIGGFHLAMEKLGGKCVFASEIKEDLRKLYKINFGMECYGDINEIDIENDIPQKFDLLCAGFPCQPFSKAGKQQGFNDSKDRGNLFWKIKEILIAKKPEFILLENVPNLESHDDGNTWQVIKSNLEKLYEVKQDIISPHHFEIPQHRTRFYIAGRLKSAGGLKNFSFPKHDEKKECNIRTIIDESDSDYMTLREQTRKHLKAWQNFLDILTENHITIPSFPIWAMEWGATYRYDGVAPFYQQERTLKDVNGKFGKKVTGHSKDDYLKCLPIYAQTSKTDENHNFPQWKKDFIKWNREFYDAHKIILDKWLPQIQKEGFENSHQKFEWNCGQGRNVKPLIEDKIVQFRPSGIRVKLPTFSPALVLTTTQIPIFPWVKTPDGQKGRYMTRKEGAKLQCMENLKEYPDTIAQAFRAFGNAVNVEVVKRIAECLLRIGDSNNER
- a CDS encoding ATP-binding protein, which gives rise to MKDEELDIRPEAGILGVFSRLSYKAWYAIAEFVDNSTQSFFSNEKLLHKDHIDKVYVKIEYLPEENELIITDDAYGMELQDFKRAVKLDSKSDHPDTRNEFGMGLKTAASWFGEVWSVESTQLNSTNKYFTEVNIPLLREKKVNSVKIKTSKCSKEEHGTIVHIRNLTKQISTRTHSKICSLLESMYRRDLESQKVIIEFVSGNNSKILHFTPYEPLTYKGETWKMNLDYSFEFKKKQYKIKGFVGILKERENGGKSGFVNAGFALFRRNRVIIGGEGQNYKPTEIFGEAQSTISHKLYGEIDLEDFPVNQAKDGFIWDNGLEEEFIKSLAPRIKKIRDLAAKTVKERTKEDVLSKDTSEKTYNDTKPFADKISAANIGIIPVAKKTISNPEQELFDDYIQESNKEEKFSEAIRSYSIKMNQLKETKFNVSWKEADSKNWIDVKTDTDDLVEFYININHQFFKPFSNNSDFQTVLEKFVIAYMASEKKAKLASKDGKIPANSIRNFLNDFLALIDNGD
- a CDS encoding Z1 domain-containing protein, giving the protein MEQYKIENMDNKCINIGGKYYNRIHEKHINSYGNEGADNIAVNVKKIFQNIQNQISENTNHNSLLVGKVQSGKTSNLELFSALAFDNGYNFLVIYGGYDSKLLGQTTKRFKKTFDAQESVTYESDNPAIFSTEEKDTIRNLSEDIINEFIEMKKPIILISMKRPAAMKIVNSFLSSIDTKKLKSFVIDDEGDQASLNTKKNKKDDASATYAEIKNIKRILSNPLYLSVTATPQANIFLDKWSALRPSSAWLISPAKGYDGSLQYHLSDNEIIEIIEEDDEFFDNSSISDSLRKAINYYIVASAIKLFRENGSRTYSDMIVHTAKEKVEHKKTYNQIDSYIEQIKLSFKNNDDDMQDYLIDFNFIFEKYFKENTISFNEIRDSLFIIVKSIKLILQNSEGKETQANPQLFPQKIYIGGDLLQRGLTFDNLITTYFTRWAKNSGNMDTTLQRARWFGYRSKYFDLCKIFTSSIIAQEFTNLAEIDEDLWEQFADIEANKMKIDDIIISGDNTTLKPTSPNKAKFQKIKFKKRWVIQRFIVEDRNIIKQNVSIINNLIDSTNWTPTTLSSRENKVTGFYSILKADSMQKIIAAVKSVFEYEPFQKEALLKLLETDEVVLIQMGENLKVPRFRSLYKNEPRIKPLQQGASSLDKDKASFLGDRFVLIDENKINIQLYNVAPGNDKKNIDKTLIQYMFAIYVPKEKVYFTKGDEDDFVE